The following proteins are co-located in the Candidatus Alcyoniella australis genome:
- a CDS encoding DUF2062 domain-containing protein, with translation MRNPIRSIRAGLARLVSEHVSPWRIGLAVAAGVIIGLTPFYSLHTLMTLGLAYALRLNKLASLLGTQVSNPIIALPVIYACVHVGNRILYGAWYHVSFSDFSLVQAKVLFLDWLVGGLVLGVLLGTLLGLFSAWLVVRRRKRLAARTQDPAAVGSAK, from the coding sequence ATGCGCAATCCTATCCGATCGATTCGTGCGGGATTGGCCCGGCTTGTCTCGGAACACGTCAGCCCATGGCGCATCGGACTGGCCGTGGCCGCGGGCGTGATCATCGGGCTGACGCCCTTTTACAGCCTGCACACGCTGATGACCCTTGGCCTGGCCTACGCTTTGCGATTGAACAAACTCGCCTCGCTGCTGGGCACTCAGGTCAGCAACCCGATCATCGCCCTGCCCGTGATCTACGCCTGCGTACACGTAGGCAACCGGATTCTCTACGGCGCTTGGTACCACGTCAGCTTCTCCGATTTCAGCCTGGTGCAAGCCAAGGTGCTGTTCCTGGATTGGCTGGTCGGCGGACTGGTGCTCGGTGTGCTGCTCGGCACCCTGCTGGGTCTGTTCAGCGCTTGGCTGGTTGTGCGGCGCCGTAAACGGCTCGCCGCTAGGACCCAAGATCCAGCAGCGGTGGGGTCCGCGAAGTAG
- a CDS encoding OmpA family protein, with protein MPKRLSIALLIVGLLAAPAAAIDIQNMNPALTTTGLMSLYNSDTLEMGQFSLGYLANYAGEPLVFSIGDRGDLVAVESLFANHVYASVGVIKRLDVMLGGSYNMVASSGQGAVGLKGFPTKDADGNGFGDLQAALKIGILENSPDGIFGIALVPFGSFATGDDALYIGAGANDFGAKLVLDKRFDMVNIVINGGYRYKGATDEIEPAGELLWGIGLDIAAHRRIDLFGETFGKTSDYGVEGIDAEMPIEAQAGIKIYPGAGIALVLGGGAGITPGIGSPSYRGFAGLSFTYPPLERPSRAASASASAAPTADPDRDNLTNLEEKQANTNPNNPDSDGDGLLDGEELKVTLTDPRDADSDDDGLSDGQEVKIANTDPRNVDTDGDGIEDGREVNELKSDPLKADTDGDRIADATDQCPLQAETFNNYRDDDGCPEVEIDRRPSGVVLFAEEIRLPTPIVFAQGSDKRVSAESLTMLNDISNILMAHPELTVEIRVHTDDVGEADELQQLSERRAQTLRNYLVRRGITAGRLKTKGMGSAEPIARVEFLVIK; from the coding sequence ATGCCAAAACGCCTGTCAATCGCGCTACTGATCGTCGGCCTGCTGGCCGCGCCCGCGGCGGCAATCGACATCCAGAACATGAACCCGGCGCTGACCACCACCGGCCTGATGTCACTGTACAACTCCGACACGTTGGAGATGGGACAGTTCAGCCTGGGTTACCTGGCCAACTACGCGGGCGAGCCGCTGGTGTTCTCGATCGGCGATCGCGGCGATCTGGTGGCGGTCGAAAGCCTGTTCGCCAACCACGTCTACGCCTCGGTGGGCGTGATCAAGCGCCTGGACGTAATGCTCGGCGGCAGCTACAACATGGTCGCCAGCAGCGGTCAGGGCGCGGTCGGGCTCAAGGGCTTTCCCACCAAGGATGCCGACGGCAACGGATTTGGCGATCTACAGGCCGCGCTGAAGATCGGCATTCTCGAGAACAGCCCGGACGGGATTTTCGGCATCGCACTGGTGCCCTTCGGCTCGTTCGCCACCGGCGACGACGCACTGTACATCGGCGCGGGCGCCAACGACTTCGGCGCCAAGCTGGTGCTGGACAAGCGTTTCGACATGGTCAACATCGTGATCAACGGCGGATACCGCTATAAGGGAGCCACCGACGAAATCGAGCCCGCGGGCGAACTGCTGTGGGGCATCGGTCTGGACATCGCGGCTCACCGTCGGATCGACCTGTTCGGCGAGACCTTCGGCAAGACCTCGGATTACGGCGTAGAGGGAATCGACGCCGAGATGCCGATCGAGGCCCAGGCCGGTATTAAGATCTATCCCGGCGCGGGAATCGCGCTGGTGCTCGGCGGCGGTGCGGGTATTACCCCGGGCATCGGCAGCCCGTCCTACCGCGGGTTCGCCGGACTGAGCTTCACCTACCCGCCGCTCGAGCGGCCCAGTCGCGCGGCTTCGGCATCCGCGTCGGCAGCGCCCACGGCCGACCCGGATCGCGACAACCTGACCAACCTCGAGGAGAAGCAGGCCAACACCAATCCGAACAATCCCGACAGCGACGGCGACGGACTGCTTGACGGCGAGGAGCTCAAAGTTACGCTCACCGATCCGCGCGATGCCGACAGCGACGACGACGGCCTGTCCGACGGCCAAGAGGTCAAAATCGCCAACACCGATCCGCGCAACGTCGATACCGACGGCGACGGCATCGAGGACGGCCGCGAGGTCAACGAGCTCAAGAGCGATCCGCTCAAGGCCGACACCGACGGCGACCGCATCGCCGACGCAACGGACCAATGCCCGCTGCAGGCCGAGACCTTCAACAACTACCGCGACGACGACGGCTGCCCCGAGGTCGAGATCGACCGCCGCCCCAGCGGCGTGGTGCTCTTCGCCGAGGAGATCCGGCTGCCCACGCCGATCGTTTTTGCCCAGGGTAGCGACAAGCGCGTATCGGCCGAGAGCCTGACGATGCTCAACGACATCTCCAACATCCTGATGGCCCATCCCGAGCTGACCGTTGAAATCAGGGTGCACACCGACGATGTCGGCGAGGCCGACGAGCTGCAGCAGCTCAGCGAGCGTCGCGCTCAGACCCTGCGCAACTACCTGGTGCGCCGCGGAATCACGGCCGGACGGCTGAAGACCAAGGGCATGGGAAGCGCCGAGCCGATCGCCCGAGTGGAGTTCCTGGTCATTAAATAG
- a CDS encoding metallophosphoesterase encodes MATSKHTISTAILCLALIVGLTAPAAADSLSSIAGWPYGTVDAEGLGYSDALAVDQEWPIFPRIGEMIYPVLGMPAITEPGGELTVLMAAHFADRLLDPDSWRGYITTRESDPYNEEEKVGDAVAQTYPLSIESVDYLEDWGVYQLGCRVNGGAPADAYSVRVSTVFFADKQLNALHVVREISPDLTFAHITDVHIDDPRGASGGRMLNSADFPGYTEDDKQLVSAIVGQQISELNLLKPAFVLLSGDLVYGLDYVEEYGNAYDLLKNTQVPIFMVPGNHDGMASMVRQADWQYDGLDYFRRTFGPPYYSFDYGPLHVVGLNTYDGSRERRNSLPLPPLASPVDNYGGFMTQPQLDWLYADLEANDVEGRQTIVFGHHDMRGPYSPNTKFPAKPLGLTNDEWNYDSEVWDSDPADPISNETPEVNTGVLALKAFVDHGVSHVFLGHVHSDWVDVFEPGDELIDYEGRSTGIATQGPMRWVHTTTACSSIYTDMDYWGYRLIDVEGGILRDVDFSAENSLQSLPAGNVWTLPLTYNDGTTNVVEVLANNSLFQPVTINLEFYMRGDGTGYRVYDLFTQTQLPIVDLGLGDEGETVIYARAALPAACEAAQFPPQPWQGGLHTIVAAPDTDNAPPLASIAVERVDHKRGLFVVSAEDSFDPDQDDRIVRYDWFISSERFSGDRLTFHAPGQGYYIVQLIVMDEHGAQSQSQTTIKLEYDEDEEEEGCGCQTAKNGPTSATLIFVLLGMLFLLVARRRA; translated from the coding sequence ATGGCAACGTCGAAGCATACGATATCAACAGCGATCCTTTGCCTGGCGCTAATCGTCGGCCTCACCGCCCCGGCGGCAGCCGACAGCCTATCGAGCATCGCGGGCTGGCCTTACGGAACAGTGGACGCCGAGGGGCTGGGCTATTCCGACGCCCTGGCCGTGGACCAGGAGTGGCCGATTTTCCCGCGCATCGGCGAGATGATCTACCCGGTGCTGGGCATGCCCGCGATCACCGAGCCCGGCGGCGAGTTGACCGTGCTGATGGCCGCGCACTTCGCGGACCGGCTGCTCGATCCGGACAGTTGGCGCGGATACATCACGACCCGCGAAAGCGACCCCTACAATGAGGAAGAGAAGGTCGGCGACGCCGTGGCCCAGACCTATCCGCTGAGCATCGAGTCCGTGGACTACTTAGAGGACTGGGGCGTGTACCAGCTTGGCTGCCGGGTCAACGGAGGAGCGCCCGCCGACGCCTACTCCGTGCGCGTCTCGACGGTATTCTTCGCCGATAAGCAGCTCAACGCGCTGCACGTTGTACGCGAGATCTCGCCGGACCTGACCTTCGCCCACATCACCGACGTGCACATCGACGACCCGCGCGGCGCCTCGGGCGGCAGAATGCTCAACTCGGCCGACTTCCCGGGCTACACCGAAGATGACAAGCAGCTGGTATCGGCAATCGTCGGCCAGCAGATCAGCGAGCTGAACCTGCTCAAGCCGGCGTTCGTATTGCTCAGCGGCGACCTGGTCTACGGACTGGACTACGTCGAGGAATACGGTAACGCCTACGATCTGCTCAAGAACACCCAGGTGCCGATCTTCATGGTCCCGGGCAACCACGACGGCATGGCGAGCATGGTCCGCCAAGCCGACTGGCAGTACGACGGTCTGGACTATTTCCGCCGAACTTTCGGCCCGCCCTACTACAGCTTCGACTACGGCCCGCTGCATGTCGTCGGCCTGAACACTTACGACGGCAGCCGCGAGCGCCGCAATTCGCTGCCGCTGCCGCCGCTGGCAAGCCCGGTGGACAACTACGGCGGCTTCATGACCCAGCCGCAGCTCGATTGGCTCTACGCCGATCTCGAGGCCAACGATGTGGAAGGCCGACAGACGATCGTCTTCGGCCACCACGATATGCGCGGCCCCTACTCTCCCAACACCAAGTTCCCGGCCAAGCCGCTGGGCCTGACCAACGACGAGTGGAACTACGACAGCGAGGTCTGGGACTCGGATCCGGCCGACCCGATCAGCAACGAGACGCCGGAGGTCAACACCGGCGTGCTGGCGCTCAAGGCGTTTGTCGACCACGGCGTGAGCCACGTGTTTCTGGGCCACGTGCATTCGGACTGGGTCGACGTATTCGAGCCCGGCGACGAACTGATCGACTACGAGGGCCGGTCCACGGGCATTGCGACCCAGGGGCCGATGCGCTGGGTGCACACCACCACGGCCTGCTCCTCGATCTACACCGACATGGACTACTGGGGCTACCGGCTGATCGACGTTGAGGGCGGGATATTGCGCGACGTCGATTTCTCGGCCGAGAATTCGCTGCAATCGCTCCCCGCGGGCAACGTCTGGACCCTGCCGCTGACCTACAACGACGGCACCACTAATGTGGTCGAGGTGCTGGCCAACAACTCGCTGTTCCAGCCGGTGACGATCAACCTCGAGTTCTACATGCGCGGCGATGGCACGGGCTACCGCGTTTACGACCTGTTTACTCAGACCCAGCTGCCGATCGTCGACCTGGGCTTGGGCGACGAGGGCGAGACCGTAATCTACGCCCGCGCCGCACTGCCCGCCGCGTGCGAGGCCGCGCAGTTCCCGCCCCAGCCCTGGCAGGGCGGGCTGCACACCATCGTCGCCGCGCCGGACACGGACAACGCTCCTCCCCTGGCCTCCATCGCCGTCGAGCGCGTGGACCACAAGCGGGGCCTGTTCGTGGTCTCGGCCGAGGACAGCTTCGACCCGGACCAGGACGACCGCATCGTGCGTTACGACTGGTTCATCAGCTCCGAGCGCTTCTCAGGCGACCGGCTGACGTTTCACGCGCCGGGCCAGGGTTACTACATCGTGCAACTGATCGTGATGGACGAGCACGGCGCCCAATCGCAGAGCCAGACAACGATTAAACTCGAATACGATGAGGACGAAGAGGAAGAGGGCTGCGGCTGCCAGACCGCGAAAAACGGCCCAACTTCCGCAACGCTGATATTTGTTTTGCTCGGCATGCTATTTCTGCTTGTTGCTCGACGGAGGGCATGA
- the rplU gene encoding 50S ribosomal protein L21 — protein MYAVLESGGQQLKVAEGDVVKIHKIEAEDSAELVIDKVLMISKDGDLQVGKPYVPNAKVTAEVLGQGRDKKVMVFKKRRRTGFRVMRGHRQPYTEIRIVKIEA, from the coding sequence ATGTACGCGGTATTAGAATCCGGTGGACAGCAGTTGAAGGTCGCTGAGGGCGACGTGGTCAAGATCCATAAGATCGAGGCCGAGGACAGCGCCGAACTCGTGATCGACAAGGTGCTGATGATCTCCAAGGACGGCGACCTGCAGGTCGGCAAGCCCTACGTTCCCAACGCCAAGGTCACCGCCGAGGTGCTCGGACAGGGGCGCGACAAGAAGGTGATGGTTTTCAAGAAGCGGCGTCGCACCGGCTTTCGTGTGATGCGCGGCCATCGTCAGCCGTATACCGAAATCAGGATCGTCAAGATCGAGGCCTGA
- the rpmA gene encoding 50S ribosomal protein L27 → MAHKKAGGSSRNGRDSAGRRYGVKRYGGEQVNAGTILIRQLGTRVHPGANVGVGRDWTIFAKIDGVVCYERMGKDRTKVSVKEMSAES, encoded by the coding sequence ATGGCTCATAAAAAAGCAGGCGGCAGCTCACGCAACGGCAGGGACTCGGCGGGTCGGCGCTACGGCGTCAAGCGCTACGGCGGCGAGCAGGTAAACGCGGGCACGATCCTGATTCGTCAGCTCGGCACTCGGGTTCACCCCGGCGCCAACGTCGGCGTGGGACGCGACTGGACGATCTTCGCCAAGATCGACGGCGTGGTGTGCTACGAGCGGATGGGCAAGGACCGCACCAAGGTCAGCGTCAAGGAGATGTCGGCCGAATCCTGA
- the obgE gene encoding GTPase ObgE — MKFVDRVKVMVASGDGGNGCVSFRRERYVPRGGPNGGDGGHGGSVIFKADLSKQTLIDLSFHRHIRADRGDHGKGSDRHGRKAEDRIVHLPPGTVVKDPESGAVLADLDRPGATWVAAKGGRGGRGNARFLSNANRAPREFEPGFPGQEGWLLLELKLIADIGLVGFPNAGKSTLLSKLTRRRPKVAGYPFTTLSPLLGVHVAPGGREIVLADLPGLIEGAGEGAGLGLQFLRHVERTRALIHVIDVLDPQREDPLAAYDAIGAELESYSPDLITKPRVVALNKIDLPGGLDAARAAQEAFADRGVRTLLISADQQQGLPELVEAAVALLEKPPEPEWIEPQGGKAP, encoded by the coding sequence ATGAAGTTTGTTGATCGAGTAAAAGTGATGGTCGCCTCGGGCGATGGCGGCAACGGCTGCGTATCGTTCCGTAGGGAGAGGTACGTGCCGCGCGGCGGGCCCAACGGCGGCGACGGCGGCCACGGCGGCTCGGTGATTTTCAAGGCCGACCTGAGCAAGCAGACGCTGATCGACCTGAGCTTTCATCGGCATATACGCGCTGATCGCGGCGATCACGGCAAGGGCTCGGACCGCCACGGCCGCAAGGCCGAGGACCGCATCGTGCACCTGCCGCCGGGCACGGTTGTTAAAGATCCGGAGAGCGGCGCTGTGCTGGCCGACCTGGATCGGCCCGGCGCGACCTGGGTGGCGGCCAAGGGCGGACGCGGCGGTCGGGGCAACGCGCGGTTTCTGAGCAACGCCAATCGAGCGCCGCGCGAGTTCGAACCCGGCTTTCCGGGCCAGGAAGGCTGGCTGCTGCTCGAGCTCAAACTGATCGCGGATATCGGACTGGTTGGCTTTCCCAACGCGGGCAAGTCCACATTGCTCTCCAAGCTCACCCGGCGCAGGCCCAAGGTCGCGGGGTATCCGTTCACCACGCTCAGCCCGCTGCTCGGGGTCCACGTTGCTCCCGGCGGCCGCGAGATCGTGCTCGCCGATCTGCCCGGGCTGATCGAGGGCGCGGGCGAGGGCGCGGGCCTGGGATTGCAGTTCCTGCGCCACGTGGAGCGCACGCGCGCGCTGATCCACGTGATCGACGTGCTCGATCCCCAGCGCGAAGATCCGTTGGCAGCCTACGACGCCATCGGCGCCGAGCTCGAATCCTACTCCCCGGACTTGATTACCAAGCCGCGGGTGGTGGCGCTGAACAAGATCGACCTGCCCGGCGGGTTGGACGCGGCGCGTGCCGCACAGGAAGCATTTGCCGATCGCGGCGTGCGCACGTTACTGATCAGCGCCGACCAGCAGCAGGGATTGCCCGAGCTGGTCGAGGCGGCCGTAGCGCTGCTGGAAAAGCCGCCCGAACCCGAGTGGATCGAGCCGCAAGGGGGGAAGGCACCTTAG
- a CDS encoding mannose-1-phosphate guanylyltransferase, translating into MRHAVIMAGGTGTRFWPRSRENKPKQLLAITGEQSLLRQTFERLAQIVGPQNVWIVTSEQLAQQCMDELPELQSENVLAEPLRRNTAPCVGLAAAAIERRDSDAVLGVFPADHLIGKPESFAAVAQAAYAAAEAQDVLVTLGVEPFEAATGYGYIEFGEVVERIADQPLHSVVRFIEKPERERAQQMIDSGGHFWNAGIFFFSARAILAAIDQHMPQLGAQIAILRNAADDEQFNAELARIYPQIEPQSIDNGVMEHASNLRGIPVDIGWSDLGAWTALAELLEADQSGNVNVGRLLALDSSGCIVHSADKLVTLIGVDDLVVVTTDDAVLVCDRKRAQEIKRVFQELKDRGWEEYL; encoded by the coding sequence GTGAGACACGCCGTGATTATGGCCGGGGGCACGGGAACGCGCTTCTGGCCGCGATCCAGAGAGAATAAGCCCAAGCAGCTGCTGGCGATCACCGGAGAGCAGTCCCTGCTGCGCCAGACCTTCGAGCGCCTGGCCCAAATCGTCGGTCCGCAGAACGTCTGGATCGTGACCTCCGAGCAGCTCGCGCAACAGTGCATGGACGAGCTGCCCGAACTGCAATCGGAAAACGTGCTGGCCGAGCCATTGCGACGCAACACCGCGCCCTGCGTGGGACTGGCCGCGGCCGCCATCGAGCGCCGCGATTCGGATGCGGTGCTCGGCGTGTTCCCGGCCGATCACCTGATCGGCAAGCCCGAGAGTTTCGCTGCCGTGGCGCAGGCCGCATACGCTGCGGCCGAGGCTCAGGACGTGCTGGTGACCCTGGGAGTGGAGCCGTTCGAGGCGGCCACGGGCTACGGCTACATCGAGTTCGGTGAGGTGGTCGAGCGCATCGCGGATCAGCCGCTGCACAGTGTTGTGCGCTTCATTGAGAAGCCCGAACGCGAACGCGCCCAACAGATGATCGATTCCGGCGGTCACTTTTGGAATGCGGGGATCTTCTTTTTTTCCGCGCGCGCGATTTTGGCGGCCATTGACCAACACATGCCGCAGCTCGGCGCGCAGATCGCAATCTTGCGCAATGCTGCGGACGACGAGCAGTTCAACGCGGAACTGGCGCGGATCTATCCGCAGATCGAGCCGCAGTCCATTGACAACGGAGTGATGGAGCATGCGTCGAACCTGCGCGGCATTCCGGTGGATATCGGCTGGAGCGACCTGGGCGCCTGGACCGCCCTGGCCGAGCTGCTCGAGGCGGACCAGAGCGGCAACGTCAACGTCGGTCGGCTGTTGGCCCTGGACTCATCGGGCTGCATCGTACACTCGGCGGACAAGCTGGTGACGCTGATCGGCGTGGACGACCTGGTCGTGGTTACGACCGACGACGCGGTGCTGGTCTGCGACCGCAAGCGCGCCCAGGAGATCAAACGCGTGTTCCAGGAGCTCAAGGACCGCGGCTGGGAGGAGTACCTGTGA
- the proB gene encoding glutamate 5-kinase: MTLDRRELMSQTRTVVIKVGSGVLADADNSGLSMARVAELARDVQGVRSRNVRVVLVSSGAILAGRGRLGLNAGPCSLAETQAAAAVGQSALMQAYERYFATWNGKVAQVLLTGSGLSARARFNNARQTLRVLIERGFVPIINENDTVATEEITCGDNDKLAALVVNLVEADLLVMLSVEQGIFDADPRGGDAKLLPLIRDIDELAKRVGEPKPSMTGRGGIASKVASAKIVARYGVPTVVAHGREPDVLRRLFDGEDLGTLVLPATEQLGSRKHWIAFGSRPNGALVIDQGAASALRRGGTSLLPRGVIEVRGSFKAGELIAIVEQCGTEVGRGVANYSGEQCAKVMGHAGSEIEALLGVSGADELVHVDNMVLSDPIEDRPNGV; this comes from the coding sequence GTGACCCTCGACCGCCGCGAGCTGATGTCCCAGACGCGCACCGTGGTGATTAAAGTCGGCTCGGGCGTGCTGGCCGACGCTGACAACAGCGGGCTGAGCATGGCGCGGGTGGCCGAGCTGGCGCGCGACGTGCAAGGCGTGCGCTCGCGCAACGTGCGCGTGGTGCTGGTCAGCTCGGGAGCGATTCTCGCCGGTCGCGGCAGGCTGGGGCTCAACGCGGGACCGTGCAGCCTGGCCGAGACCCAGGCCGCGGCCGCCGTGGGCCAGAGCGCGCTGATGCAGGCCTACGAGCGCTACTTCGCCACCTGGAACGGCAAGGTGGCCCAGGTGCTGCTCACCGGATCGGGACTCTCGGCGCGTGCGCGTTTCAACAACGCGCGTCAGACCCTGCGCGTGCTGATCGAGCGCGGATTCGTGCCCATAATCAACGAGAACGATACCGTGGCCACCGAGGAGATCACCTGCGGCGACAACGACAAGCTCGCCGCGTTGGTGGTCAATCTGGTGGAGGCCGACCTGCTGGTGATGCTCTCGGTGGAGCAGGGGATTTTCGATGCCGATCCGCGCGGCGGCGACGCCAAGCTGCTGCCGCTGATCCGCGATATCGACGAACTGGCAAAGCGCGTGGGCGAACCCAAGCCCTCGATGACAGGCCGCGGCGGAATCGCCAGCAAGGTCGCCTCGGCCAAGATCGTGGCGCGCTACGGCGTGCCGACCGTGGTGGCCCACGGTCGCGAGCCCGATGTGCTGCGACGGCTGTTCGACGGCGAAGATTTGGGCACGTTGGTGCTGCCCGCGACCGAGCAGCTGGGCTCGCGCAAGCACTGGATCGCCTTTGGCAGTCGGCCCAACGGTGCGCTGGTGATCGACCAGGGCGCGGCCAGCGCCCTGCGTCGCGGCGGCACTAGTCTGCTGCCGCGCGGGGTGATCGAGGTGCGCGGATCGTTCAAGGCCGGCGAGCTGATCGCGATCGTCGAGCAGTGCGGGACCGAGGTCGGCCGCGGGGTTGCCAACTACTCCGGTGAGCAGTGCGCCAAGGTCATGGGCCATGCCGGCAGCGAGATCGAGGCGCTGCTGGGCGTATCCGGCGCGGACGAGCTGGTGCACGTGGACAACATGGTGCTCTCAGATCCGATCGAGGATCGGCCCAACGGTGTGTAA